Part of the Fusobacterium sp. FSA-380-WT-3A genome is shown below.
TGTCCTTGACATATTCCATCACAAAGAGCAATAGTACTAAATTCTCTTGGAATTCCACCTGCTTCTATAATTCCTTGTTTAACATACTCTACTATCTCTTTTAAATGAATATGTCCTGGTACCATTTCAGTAAATGAATTTACTACAGCAACTAAAGGCTTTTTAAAATCATCAGTATCTAATCCTGTACTATATAATAAAGCTCTATGTGCTGAACGTTCTATTCCATTTGTTAATTCTCCACTTTTATAATTACTAAAATGCATTTTTTCCTCTAATTTTTTATTATCCATTTTTTCTCCTTAATTATAATTTTTTTCTTTTATAATAGTATATTAGAATAAAATACATCAAAAATCAAACAGAAAAATTTGGATATATAACAAGAAAAAACTTGTATGTTTTCACTATTTATCATTAAAAAGTTTATTATTATTTTGTTACCTTTTTGTTACCTACCACCACAAAAAAAGGGTATTTTTTAGGTATTTTTTTATTTTTATAAAGTAAAAAAGTCCTGTAAATAAAGGGCTTTTGATGTTCTTCGTTAAAAGAATTACTTTTCTGCGTAAACAGAAACTTCACTAAATCATTTTTCATAATGCTTTATTTTAAAAAGATTTATAAAATCTTAAAAATAAATTTGTTACCTTTTTGTTGGTTATCCTATAATCATTTCTAGAATTTTTAAATAGTTCTTTTTTTATTCCCACTCTACAAATATAAATTTTTATGCTTTTAAAACCCTTTAAAATCAAGCTTTTTATTTTATAAAAAATTTATTTTTTTATATATTTTATAGAGTTTTTAATTTTTTACGGCCAACTATGTTTTTTTAGAAGCTAAGAAAACACTAAACTTTAAGAAGGTAAATTTCTAAATAAAAGTATTATGAAACAAAGAGATAATCTCTTTGTTAGGTATTCTAATTGAGAAAACATTATCAACTACATCTTTTTTAATTGTCAAATAACCAGAGTACAACATCAACAAAAAAATTTCATTAGTATTTAAATCATTATGTATATCATTTAGATTCATCTTGACTCTTATATTCTCTTGGTTGAAAAACCTTTCTAAAATATCAAAAATATCTCTACCACTCTTTCTCAATATCTTTCTAATTAGATAATTAGATATAGTATTTACCCAATAATAAGTAGTAAACTTTTTGTTTTCAAGATTATATTTAACATTATAATATTTTAGGACTTCTTCAACTTCATTCTCAAGTAATCCAGAATACTCTTCATATCTTTTTGTATTTAAAATACTATCTGTTGTAAATTGTTCAAGTCTGAAAATATTACAGCTTGAGTCACTATAATTATTCCAATGAGTACTCCTATTTGTAAATTAACATTTGATTTTAATGCTCCGCCATAGAAAATTTAAAAAAATTGTAAAGTTTCATTATAGTACTAAACTCATGAGTAGTAAATAACGGTGTATCATACTCATCTATTAAAAGAATAATATTTGTTTTATATTTTCTAAAAAGTAACCTATCAAAAATTGTAGGCTATACTACAATTCACTTAAATCTCCACATCCATTTTGAAAATTAGTTAAAATTCTTTTTTCTTCTTCAAAGATACAAAACTTTTCAAACCTTTGATACTCTTTAATCATTCTAAATACAAATAAATCCCTAGCTGATAAAAAATCTTTCCAAGTAACTTCTTTAATCTCTTTTAGAGTGAGAAATATAACCAGATCCGTATTCTTCTATCATTGGAGAGTTTTCTATATATAATCCATTAAATAGATTTCTATTCCCTTCTTTCTCTTTTATATCAAATATATCAAAAAAATATTTTATCATAGACATATTGAGAGTTTTTCAAATCTTCTAGTATGGAAAATCTATCAACTATACTCTCTTCTATTAGTTTATATTTATTACAAATAGTAGTTTTTTAAATTACACTTTTAAAATCACCTATTCCTATACCTATTTTCTTTTTCTCAACTCTCATCTCTTGATCTACCTTTGATTCTATTATACCATTTTAAAAAATAAAGTAAATAAAGTATTCTATCCTCTAACTCTTTTAAATAACTAAAATATAATTTAATCTTACCCTTCAATAATTTTAAAAATAAATTTTAGTTCTATATTGGAGTAGTCTTAAGCCTAATAGAAAAAGATTTCCCAAGTTTAGTTGAGTTTTAGTCTCCTTCTATATTGGAGTAGTCTTAAGCGAAACTAACTCAAGATATATTAAAAGAATTTGATATAGAAGTATAGTATAAAAGGTTGAGTAGATTAATTCCTACTCAGCCTTTTTTATATTAAATACAAAAAAGCATACAAAGGAATACTTTTTACTCCATTTTTTAAGCCAAAGTTTTTAGTCAAAAATATTAATACTATTTTTTTAGAAAAAGAAAATTTTAAAAGTTTACAGTTTTAAAATTATTTTTCTTCATTAGAAATTTTCAGTGAATAACTTCTTCAAAAGTTACCCAATTTATTCTTTTTCTCAACTCCTTTTTCATCATTAAAAGGTATCATTATTAATTCTTTTATTAAGCCAATTTTTTTAAAAAAGTTCTTTTTATTTTTTATATATTTTTAATAGTTTTTTATAAAAATTTAATGTTTTTTTTAATATTTAATAGTTTTTAAAATTTATTTAATCTTTTTTATTAGAATTATATCATATATTTTATCTGCTCATAATTAAATCAATTATTTTTACTTTTATTATATTTATAAAAAAGTGGAGATTTTACTCTCCACTATCTTTTATAATATTTTTGATTTTTACTTGTTACAATTTCTGGAATAGTTAAACCAAGTTTTCCTTCTTTAATCAAAGGTTCTATATATTTTGAATAAGCATAAGTTGTTGTCTTTACTCCTAGTAATTCAGCTATCTCTTTTCTACTTTTCGGCTCTTTACAAAAGTTTAAAATTTTATCCTCAATAGAATTCGTTCCCTCTTCTCCAATCTCTTTATTATATAATATAACAATAAATTCATTTCTATTTTCTTTAAATACAGGTTCTGGTAATCCCCATTCTTTCATCTCTAATCTTATTGTAGGTATTCCTGAATAACGATTTTCTGTTTTATTTAAACTTTCAGCCATTGTAGCAAGAGTTGGATTTCTTAAATCAGGTCTAATTTTACCTAATTGTTCAACTGTCATTCTTCCATAAAGTCCACCAGGACTATGAATCTCTAATCTATCTTTAAAAAAGTTTATTTGAATAGGAGTTCCTTCAGTATGAACACTATAGTCCCTATGAATAAGAGCATTCAAAATAGCTTCTCTTATGGCATTTAGTGGATATTCACTTTTATCTTTTCTCGCTCCTGTTCCACTATCAATAATAGTTTTAATTTTCATGTTTCTTTTACAAAACATTAAAGCTTCCTCTAACATTTCTGAAATAGTTCCCTCTATCCTTTTATTATCTAAAAATCTTTCATTATTATCTCCTAATTCTCCTATCTCATTCCCTGGAATAACAATAGCAGTTATTCCTAACTGTGGAAAAATTCCTTGAGGATATAAACAAAAATTCATAACAGAAGCTAAAGTAAATTTTCCATTTCTTTTTATTCCTAACATTTCATAGGCTTGTTCATTATCCAACCTTGCAAATTTAGGTTTCTCTACTTTTTTATTTAAGAGATATCTCTCTATTTCTAGCATATCCATATTAGAATTAGTCGCTCTTTCAACTTCCCTTTCATCATCATGAACATGTTTTTTAAAAGCTTCAAAACTGTATATCTCATAATCAGTCATTGGTAAATCAGCATCTCCAACTCTTATATATGAACCTTTTATTTTTCCAGCACCTTTATAATAACAAGGTCTTTGAGTTAATTCAATTCCTGGTACTTCAAAAGAACAAATATTTACTCCTTCAAATTCTGTTGAAGTAAATACTCCTCTTACAGCTGGTTCCATCTGATTACATTGTTCAGTTATACATTTTTGTAAATCTTGTACATCATAAACACCAACTGCTTTAAATTCATTTTTTTCTTCTAATCCAAAAATTATAATTCCTCCATTATCCTGATTAGAAAAACTTGAAAGAGTATCATATAATCTTTTTGGACAACCTTTATTTGCTGTTTTTACCTCTATATTTTGTCCTTCTGCTTTATTTTTATTTATATTTTTAATCAATTTTATTAATTCTTCTACTAACATTTAATATTTCACCTCATTCGTTTTAATATATTTTATCATATTTTTATATTTTTTAATAGTTTTTTATAAAAATTTAATAGTTTTTAAAATTCATTTAATATTTTTATCAAAAACTTCTAATTTTTTTATAAAAACTATAAACAAGGTTACTTTTTAATAAAAAGTTTTATAACTTTAGAATTACTTTTCTGTATTATATTCTTTATATTCATTTTTTAATATATCATTAGAAATTTTATCCAATAATTCTTCAAAAGTTACCCAATTTAAAATTAACTTATCTAAATTCTTTTCAACTATCTCTCTATATTTACTCTTTTTCTCAACTCCTTTTTCATCATTAAAAGGTATTATTCCCAACTCCTTAATTAAATCAAGTTCTCTTAAAAAAGTTCCCTTTATGTTTCCCTTATATTCAAAATATTTACAAGAATAAAACCTTGTATTAAGTCTTAATTCATAGTGTTTCTTATATAATTCTGGAGTTATTAGAGTAACAAATATATTTCCTTTAAAATCTTCTCCAGCAAAGATTAAGGCATTTTCTATTACTCTTTGAAGTTGATTTCTGATAGAACATTTACTTACTCCAACAGATAAATCACTTTTCCATTTAGCCTCACAAAATACAAAATCTTGTTCTTCATTAGTTGCATCTAATTCTATCCCTGATTCTGTATTTCCTCTTCTCTTTATACTCCCTGTAGCCAAATCAAGATAAGTATTTCCTTCATTTTCTCTATGAGTTAATGGTTGTGCTTCTATTCCTATCTTAATAATAATTAGTTTCTTTCCTAGTCAATAATTGATATAGGTCATTCAACTTATTTTCTTTAATATATTGCTCCACTATTTTTAATACTAATAATTGCTCATCTGCTCCCTTTAATTCCTTACTTGCTCTATCCAAAAATTTTCTATTTCCTAATACTTCTATATCCCAATACAATTTTTCACAAATAGAATTAAATTCTTTTTTAACTTCTTCATCAGTTTTTATTATTAAATCAACTTGTGCCATCTAATCACTCCTCTACAATTTGATAATAATATTATACTATTTTATACAGATAAAATAATAATTAATCTTTAATTTTCTATTGTAATATAAAAAGCTCGAAATTTCTCCCGAGCTTTTTTATAAATTATTACTATAACTATTACTTTATTTTAGAATTCATATCTAAATCCTAAATTTCCTTGCCAATTTGTTTGTACCTCTGCACTTCCTGTTCTTTCAAAGTCTACATATAGATTTAGATTTTCTAGTACTCTATAGTTTGCTCCTATTCCATATTCTATCCAACTATCTCCTAAATCTTCTGTTATTGTTTTTCCATTTATTGTTGTATCTAATTCTCCAGCAAATTCTTTTACTCCAGCTACTCTGACATATACATTTCCTTTATCAAAATTATATCCTAAAGCTGTTCCTACTCTTCCTTCTGCTGTATAAATTGTATCTTGCTCTACATTTAATCCTGAACTTGTTCTATAATCTTCTGCTCCTAATCTTCCTAAACTCATTTCTACGCTTGGTTCAATGAAGAATCCTTTTGTTAAGTTAAATCTTCTTCCATATTCTGTACTTAAGCTCATTCCAAATGTATGGTAATCTCCTGATGAATTTATTCCACTTAAACTTGTTACATCATATTTATTTTCTAAACGACTTACTTTAAAGATTACATCTACATAATCTCCATTATTTCCTAACCAAGTTCCATAGATTCCACCACCTACTGCTGTATTATCTCCTGTTACATATGAGTTATGAGAATAATCTGTATCTCCTTGAGTATAGCTTACTAAATATCCTATAAATCCTGTACCATTGTCAGTTGAATATTTTTTATCATATCCTACTTGATATGTTTGATATTTATTTTCATATCCTTTGTTGTATTCACTTTCTCCAGCATAAACTCTAGCCCAAACTCCTTCGTTTCCTGTAGAATTTCTTAATTCTCCCATTCTTTTATTTAAAGAATTCATCTCTTGTTTCCAAGCTATATATGTATTAGTTGATAGTGCTTGTAAACCATCCATTGTAGTTGTTGTTTTATTTTGTTTTATTGTAGAAGTATTTAACTCTCCATTTTCTCCTAAATTTCCTGTGATAGCTCCTTCTGTTAGTCCTTCTTCTACTCTTACAGTTGTATCAATAGATTTTATTCCTTCTCCTGTAATATTTCCTGATAATTTTCCTAAATTTCCATTTATATCATTTGCAATATCATCAGCAGTTATTCCTGTAAAGTTTACATCTAAAGAAGTTCCTTCTGTTGCTTTATCTATATTAAATATTCCAGCATCAAATCCATTATCTGTAACAGAAGTTTTAATATTAACAGTTCCACCATTTCCAACTATTTCATCTATTTGAACTGTATGACCATTTCCACCATTAATATTTATTATTCCATCATTAAAAGTTAATTTATTTACAAAACTATTAGCATCTGTTGTCCATTGAGCTCCATTAGAAAGTCCTAATTGCATTCCTGTAACTTTATCTTTTTCTTCAGGTATATTTTCTATATCTGATGTTTTCATTATATTTCCATTAAAATAAGAGTCTGAATTTGACAAATTAATTATTACATTTGCATCTCTAGTTGTTTGAGAAGTCTTATCATTATAAGAGAATACAATATCTCCATTTAATTTAACTGTATTCTTCTCATCTTTATTTATTATTGTAGTAGCCCCTCCTCTTGTTTCTATAACATTTTCTGCATTTATCTCTAAATTTCCATTTACTTCTACTTTAGCTTGTGAAAAAGCTGCTATTCCTATTGAAGATGCTTCTTTTTCATTTTTCATATTAGAAGTAACATTTATTACTGTATTTTCAGAATTTATAACTAAATGAGCTCGAGTATCTTCTTCTGACTTAGTTGTAGTATTTTGAACCAATATTCCTGTTGAATAATATCCATCACTATGAGTTGTTATTGTTAAATTTTTAGAATTTATTTCTAGATAACTTTTTTTATTTTCACTATTATTTGTTGGTAGTTCATCTCTTACTTTAATCCCCATAGCCCATCCTGTAGTAGCATTTGATGTTATATTTATGTTCTTTGTTTCTTTTCCACCAAGAATTAAAGTTCCCCCATTCTTTTTTCCTTCATTTAATTTAATTGAAGATACATGAACACAAGGAGTCCCTGCTGATTGATTTGTTCCACCTTCTCTACTTATATTTATATTTTCACTTTGAATTTCTACTTTTCCTCCATCAGTAACAGAAATTGCCATATCATTATTTTTATTAATATTTAAATCCTTCTCCGTTATTATTTGAGTATTATTTTCTCCCTCTACAATTATAGAATCCTGTGAAAAAGAAATTGTTCCTGTTATCATAAAAGCAACCATCATTCCTAAAGTTACCTTTACTTTTCTTTTTAACCATCTTTTTAAATTTTTTTCATCAGTATTTCTCATAATTTAACCCTCTCCTTTGTTAAAATTATAAAAACATCAAAATTTAATACTTTTATATTTTGAGTATACTTCAAAAAAAATAAAAAATCAATACTCATTAACTATTTTATTACTTTCTTATATCTTATATTTCTTCCCTCTCTTATTTTTTCTATAAGTCCTAGTTCTAACATTTCCTTTAAATTTTTTATTACTCCACTACTTGTTAATCCTATTAGTGCTTGTAATTCCTCATTTGTTATAGTTCCTTTTTCATCTAATATATCTAATATTTTTCTATAAGTTTTCTTTATTTTAATTCCATTTATTGTATAACTTATCTTTGATAATGTTATTCTATATACTCCACCTAGTGATTCTATTGTAGGTTTTAACTTATATTCTTTGTATTCTCTAAGTATTTTCTCTATCCCTTTACCTGTTCTACTTGTAATTCCTAAATATCTAAAAACTTCCATTATCTCATCATTTCTACAAACTGATATTCCTAGAGTTAATCCTTTAGGAGAAATATTACTTGGTATCTCTCCTAAAGATATTATCTCTATTCTATCATTATATATTTTAACTATAGTATCCACTTTAACTGTATAATCCTTCTAAACAACCTATAACTATACTTTTAGATATTGAAGCTATCAATTTTATATTTGAAAAATATTAAAACTTCCCTAATTCTAAATTTACTCTAGTTGGTAATACAGCAGTACAATTTGAAAAATTAAAATTTAAAGAAATTTCAGATAAATGGTTCAATGAGCATAGTAAAAATTTATCTGATGGAACTTTAAAATCTTATAAATTACTATATGAGAGTTATATAAAAGACCTTGATCCTTTAGTATTCTCAAAAATAAAACTTATTAATTTACAAGAACATATTGATAAAGTTAGAAAAAAATGGAATTATAACAGGTTCAAAAACAGAAGCAGGAAGAGATAGATTCATTCCTATCAATGAAAAAATACTTCCTTTCATAAAGAATAGAATGGAAAATAAAACAGAATATTTCTTAATAACTAATAGATTTAAACCTTATACTTATACAGGTTATAGAAAAATATTTGTAAATACCTTATATCAACTAAAAATTGAAAAACATACTATCCATGATTGTAGACATACTACAGCTACCTTATTATCAAATGCAGGTGCAAACCCTACAGCAATAAAAAATATCTTAGGGCATAGTGACTACAAAATAACTGAAAAAATATATACTCATAAAGATGAGGAAGAATTGTCAAAAGCTATAAATATGATGTAGAAAAAATAGTAAGAAAAGCTAGTAAAATAGCCTTTCTTACTATTTTTATTTTGTTGGCTACGTGTTGTCTTTTTGTCACCTACCACCACAAAAAAAGGGTATTTTTTAGGTATTTTTTTATTTTTATAAAGTAAAAAAGCCCTGTAAATACAAGGCTTTTGATGTTCTTTGTTAAAAGAATTACTTTGTTTCGTAAACAGAAACTTGTTTCTTATCTCTTCCTAATCTTTCGAATTTTACATATCCGTCGATTAATGCAAATAATGTATGGTCTTTACCTTCTCCCATATTTGCACCTGCGTGGAATTGATTTCCTCTTTGTCTAACTATGATGTTTCCAGCTTTAACAGCTTCTCCATCATATTTTTTAACTCCAAGGTATTTAGGATTAGAATCTCTTCCGTTTTTAACAGAACCTTGTCCTTTTTTATGTGCAAATAATTGTATATTTAATGTAAATAACATCTAATTTTCCTCCTTCTCTACAAGCTTTATATTTTTCGGATATTCTTTGGCTAATCCTCTAAGGATTACTACCATGCTTTCTAAAAGAGTATGCACTTCTCTTTCTTTTCCTTTTAAATTCATACCGTCAAGGTCGACACATATGAAACCATCAGAATTTATTTCAAATCTTGGATAAATATCTAACACATCTTGAAATCCAGCAAGAGGCATTTGTAATGCAGTAGATAAAGCTGCACAAACTATATCATATCCATATTCTTCATATTCTGAATGTCCAGTAGCTTGATATTTTACTATGCTACCTTTTTTTCTAATAACTTCAATCTTTGTCATAATTTAATTATGCATTGATTGCTGTAACTTTAATTTCAGTGAAAAGTTGTCTATGACCTTTTTTTCTGTGGTTTCCTGTTTTTGGCTTGTATTTGAAGTTAATAACTTTTGCACCTTTTCCTTGGTTTAAAACTTCCACTAGAACTTTTGCTCCTTCAACTACTGGAGTTCCAACTTTAACGTCATCTCCGTTAGCTACTAATAGAACATCTGTTAATTCTACTGTTTGATTAACTTCAGCATTAAGCTTCTCAACTCTTAAAACATCACCTTCTGCAACTTTGTACTGTTTACCACCAGTTTTTATAACTGCGTACATATAAGCACCTCCAAAAGTATATATTTGTCGCTAGTTTAGGTTGCTGAATACCTTTCCTATGCGTACTTGATTAGTATATCATTTTTTCTTAGAAAAATCAATAGTTTTTTTATTTTATTATATAGTTTTTATTTCTTAATTCCTCTTCAATATAATCCAAATCTTTTTCAGAAGAAGCTCTTATAGTATGAAAATGATTTCCAGAAGTTAAATTTTTTAGTGGTTTAGATGCCCCCTCTTCTATTTTTTTTAAGAATTCTTTTACATCTTTTCTTGATTTTATATTTAATTCAGCTTTTAAATTTCCATAAACCTCATGATTTATAAAGACATCTATAACTTCTCCACCTAAATCTACAATTAAATTTAACTCATCTTCTATATTTTCATCATTATGAGAAACTTCCACAACTCTTTCAAAATATACAGGCTCTTGTAGCAAATATCCTCTTGCTGTAGAAATTATATCATGTCCTTTGGCTCTTAAAAGGGCTATATCTTGAACAATTACTTGTCTACTAACTGAAAAAGTTTCTGAAAAAAAACCACCTGATGTAGGTTTAGAATTTTTCTTTAAAGTTTCTAATATTTTTTCTCTTCTTTCTTCTCCTAACATTTTTCCCTCTTTTAAACTATATTAATATCTTAAATATCTTTCATTTCTCTCTCTTACATAATCATTATTTATTACAAAATTTATTTCTGACAAGAATTTTTCCTTATCTTCTGGAAAATCTCCTTTAAGTCCTAAATAGTTAGAAGCATGATTTGACCTAAATATAACTTTTTTTCCTTCTGGTATATTTATATTTTCTATCATCATTCTTATTTCTTTTAGAATATCTTCACCTTTTGCTTCTCTAAATTCTCCTCTTAGAATTCTATCATAAATCTCTGTTCCATCATGAACTACTAAACATAAAACACTTAAATAATCTGG
Proteins encoded:
- a CDS encoding ATP-binding protein, which codes for MLVEELIKLIKNINKNKAEGQNIEVKTANKGCPKRLYDTLSSFSNQDNGGIIIFGLEEKNEFKAVGVYDVQDLQKCITEQCNQMEPAVRGVFTSTEFEGVNICSFEVPGIELTQRPCYYKGAGKIKGSYIRVGDADLPMTDYEIYSFEAFKKHVHDDEREVERATNSNMDMLEIERYLLNKKVEKPKFARLDNEQAYEMLGIKRNGKFTLASVMNFCLYPQGIFPQLGITAIVIPGNEIGELGDNNERFLDNKRIEGTISEMLEEALMFCKRNMKIKTIIDSGTGARKDKSEYPLNAIREAILNALIHRDYSVHTEGTPIQINFFKDRLEIHSPGGLYGRMTVEQLGKIRPDLRNPTLATMAESLNKTENRYSGIPTIRLEMKEWGLPEPVFKENRNEFIVILYNKEIGEEGTNSIEDKILNFCKEPKSRKEIAELLGVKTTTYAYSKYIEPLIKEGKLGLTIPEIVTSKNQKYYKR
- a CDS encoding autotransporter outer membrane beta-barrel domain-containing protein, with translation MRNTDEKNLKRWLKRKVKVTLGMMVAFMITGTISFSQDSIIVEGENNTQIITEKDLNINKNNDMAISVTDGGKVEIQSENINISREGGTNQSAGTPCVHVSSIKLNEGKKNGGTLILGGKETKNINITSNATTGWAMGIKVRDELPTNNSENKKSYLEINSKNLTITTHSDGYYSTGILVQNTTTKSEEDTRAHLVINSENTVINVTSNMKNEKEASSIGIAAFSQAKVEVNGNLEINAENVIETRGGATTIINKDEKNTVKLNGDIVFSYNDKTSQTTRDANVIINLSNSDSYFNGNIMKTSDIENIPEEKDKVTGMQLGLSNGAQWTTDANSFVNKLTFNDGIININGGNGHTVQIDEIVGNGGTVNIKTSVTDNGFDAGIFNIDKATEGTSLDVNFTGITADDIANDINGNLGKLSGNITGEGIKSIDTTVRVEEGLTEGAITGNLGENGELNTSTIKQNKTTTTMDGLQALSTNTYIAWKQEMNSLNKRMGELRNSTGNEGVWARVYAGESEYNKGYENKYQTYQVGYDKKYSTDNGTGFIGYLVSYTQGDTDYSHNSYVTGDNTAVGGGIYGTWLGNNGDYVDVIFKVSRLENKYDVTSLSGINSSGDYHTFGMSLSTEYGRRFNLTKGFFIEPSVEMSLGRLGAEDYRTSSGLNVEQDTIYTAEGRVGTALGYNFDKGNVYVRVAGVKEFAGELDTTINGKTITEDLGDSWIEYGIGANYRVLENLNLYVDFERTGSAEVQTNWQGNLGFRYEF
- a CDS encoding ATP-binding protein translates to MDTIVKIYNDRIEIISLGEIPSNISPKGLTLGISVCRNDEIMEVFRYLGITSRTGKGIEKILREYKEYKLKPTIESLGGVYRITLSKISYTINGIKIKKTYRKILDILDEKGTITNEELQALIGLTSSGVIKNLKEMLELGLIEKIREGRNIRYKKVIK
- a CDS encoding tyrosine-type recombinase/integrase, with amino-acid sequence MIKLEKNGIITGSKTEAGRDRFIPINEKILPFIKNRMENKTEYFLITNRFKPYTYTGYRKIFVNTLYQLKIEKHTIHDCRHTTATLLSNAGANPTAIKNILGHSDYKITEKIYTHKDEEELSKAINMM
- the rpmA gene encoding 50S ribosomal protein L27 translates to MLFTLNIQLFAHKKGQGSVKNGRDSNPKYLGVKKYDGEAVKAGNIIVRQRGNQFHAGANMGEGKDHTLFALIDGYVKFERLGRDKKQVSVYETK
- a CDS encoding ribosomal-processing cysteine protease Prp; the encoded protein is MTKIEVIRKKGSIVKYQATGHSEYEEYGYDIVCAALSTALQMPLAGFQDVLDIYPRFEINSDGFICVDLDGMNLKGKEREVHTLLESMVVILRGLAKEYPKNIKLVEKEEN
- the rplU gene encoding 50S ribosomal protein L21 — protein: MYAVIKTGGKQYKVAEGDVLRVEKLNAEVNQTVELTDVLLVANGDDVKVGTPVVEGAKVLVEVLNQGKGAKVINFKYKPKTGNHRKKGHRQLFTEIKVTAINA
- a CDS encoding transcription repressor NadR, which codes for MLGEERREKILETLKKNSKPTSGGFFSETFSVSRQVIVQDIALLRAKGHDIISTARGYLLQEPVYFERVVEVSHNDENIEDELNLIVDLGGEVIDVFINHEVYGNLKAELNIKSRKDVKEFLKKIEEGASKPLKNLTSGNHFHTIRASSEKDLDYIEEELRNKNYIIK